From Diospyros lotus cultivar Yz01 chromosome 4, ASM1463336v1, whole genome shotgun sequence, a single genomic window includes:
- the LOC127798938 gene encoding peroxisomal membrane protein 11A has translation MEPNASSLLPSPSCNPTQNPNPVAKERDFLNHLEAYLAKRDGVDKLLKISRYATKIILASSLLPEALPLSRRFKAFESSVGVSRKAFRLGKFVQDLNALRCSSFDSTHELVLSMIAYGGEGLYYFIEQFVWLAKSGLIDSKHARNLQKIGAWAEFIGYVGSISLKIRDLKRIAADEERLRSIIEIAATRGDKFGEEEMKMRKLREKKLMKRLSVVQDLADGVMVFADIRDGEGRLSGPLLISSAGLLSALISAHKNWLSC, from the coding sequence ATGGAACCCAATGCTTCAAGCCTCCTCCCTTCCCCGTCGTGTAATCCcacccaaaaccctaatccAGTTGCCAAAGAGAGAGACTTCTTGAACCACCTCGAAGCCTACTTAGCAAAGCGAGACGGCGTTGACAAGCTTCTCAAGATCTCAAGGTACGCCACCAAGATCATCCTCGCTTCATCCCTCCTGCCCGAAGCCCTACCCCTCTCTCGCCGGTTCAAGGCCTTCGAATCGAGCGTCGGCGTCAGTCGCAAAGCCTTCAGGCTCGGTAAGTTCGTCCAGGACTTGAACGCTCTACGGTGCTCATCTTTCGACTCGACACATGAATTGGTACTCTCGATGATTGCCTACGGAGGCGAGGGTTTGTATTACTTTATCGAACAATTCGTGTGGTTGGCGAAATCGGGGTTGATTGACAGCAAACACGCGCGCAATTTGCAGAAGATCGGTGCCTGGGCTGAGTTCATCGGGTATGTGGGGAGTATTAGTTTGAAAATTAGGGATTTGAAGAGGATTGCTGCTGACGAAGAGCGATTGAGGTCGATCATTGAAATTGCGGCCACGAGAGGGGATAAATTTGGAGAGGAAGAGATGAAGATGcggaaattgagggagaagaagTTGATGAAGAGACTGTCGGTTGTGCAAGATCTGGCCGATGGAGTGATGGTCTTCGCTGATATTCGGGATGGAGAAGGGCGGCTTTCAGGGCCTCTTTTGATATCATCAGCAGGACTTCTATCGGCATTAATTAGTGCTCACAAGAATTGGTTGTCTTGCTGA
- the LOC127798785 gene encoding uncharacterized protein LOC127798785, whose translation MSVATELRSPAKPDRGARAILGPAGNRVRVLEEAKRKKEGVKKPNYLVSQTPSVVVRSNSSVDSTGSSESVKMASSKRRTKPNKSKSVKVVPEKMDAVALSPELAGPVKRCDWITPNSDPLYTSFHDEEWGVPVHDDKKLFELLVLSQALAEFTWLSILDKREIFKNLFDNFDPSSVAKFTEKKLLLPRSNGSTLLSEPKLRAVVDNANQILKIQQECGSFSNYLWSFVNHKPIRNAFRYARQVPVKTPKAELLSKDLMRRGFRCVGPSVVYSFMQVAGLVNDHLITCFRYQQCNNNVKEDIKSNTKDIEVPNNAVEST comes from the exons ATGTCTGTGGCCACTGAGCTCCGTTCACCGGCCAAACCGGATCGAGGAGCCCGAGCGATACTTGGCCCGGCCGGAAACAGAGTTAGGGTTTTGGAAGAAGCGAAGCGGAAGAAGGAAGGCGTGAAGAAGCCGAACTACTTGGTTTCGCAGACGCCTAGCGTGGTTGTTCGGAGCAATTCCTCGGTCGATAGTACGGGCTCCTCGGAGTCGGTGAAAATGGCAAGCAGTAAGCGGAGAACAAAGCCTAATAAGTCGAAGTCTGTGAAGGTTGTGCCGGAGAAGATGGATGCGGTGGCTTTGTCGCCGGAGCTGGCGGGTCCGGTGAAGCGTTGTGATTGGATCACACCGAACTCTG ACCCACTTTACACTTCTTTCCACGATGAAGAATGGGGGGTTCCAGTTCAtgatgataagaagctattcgAGCTACTTGTTTTGTCACAAGCCTTGGCAGAATTTACTTGGCTATCCATTCTCGACAAGCGAGAAATATTCAA GAACctttttgacaattttgatcCATCATCTGTTGCAAAATTCACCGAGAAAAAGTTGCTTTTGCCGAGATCAAATGGGAGCACATTGCTGTCGGAGCCAAAGCTTCGGGCAGTGGTGGACAATGCTAACCAGATACTTAAG ATCCAGCAGGAGTGTGGTTCCTTCAGCAACTACTTGTGGAGCTTTGTGAACCACAAGCCAATAAGAAATGCATTCCGTTATGCGCGCCAGGTACCCGTCAAGACACCAAAAGCAGAGCTGCTGAGCAAGGACCTAATGCGGAGAGGCTTCCGATGCGTCGGGCCTTCAGTGGTTTACTCCTTCATGCAAGTGGCAGGGCTGGTCAATGATCATCTCATAACATGTTTCAGATACCAGCAATGCAACAACAATGTCAAAGAGGATATAAAATCCAACACCAAGGACATTGAGGTGCCAAATAATGCTGTTGAGAGCACTTGA